A genomic stretch from Candidatus Nitrososphaera gargensis Ga9.2 includes:
- a CDS encoding CoA-binding protein: MQERDAHSDSEIIKFYDLKNIAVVGMSKNEGKAAHYVPKYLIDHGYNVIPVNPTASEIQGRKSYPSVSSVPHKVDIVDIFRPSEDVPAVVEDALKKEGIKVIWMQEGIYSKEAERMAKEKGIEVVYNRCMLAEHERLFGD, translated from the coding sequence ATGCAAGAAAGGGATGCTCACTCTGACAGTGAAATAATAAAGTTCTATGATCTGAAGAACATTGCAGTGGTTGGTATGTCCAAGAACGAGGGCAAGGCCGCACACTATGTTCCAAAGTACCTTATAGACCATGGCTACAACGTTATACCGGTAAACCCGACTGCAAGCGAAATCCAAGGGCGCAAGTCGTATCCTTCAGTCAGCAGCGTGCCACACAAGGTAGATATCGTTGATATTTTCAGGCCGTCGGAGGACGTGCCTGCAGTTGTAGAGGATGCCCTGAAAAAGGAGGGCATCAAGGTGATCTGGATGCAGGAAGGCATCTACAGCAAGGAGGCCGAGCGCATGGCTAAGGAAAAGGGCATAGAGGTGGTCTACAACAGGTGCATGCTAGCAGAACACGAGCGATTGTTCGGAGACTAG
- a CDS encoding redox-regulated ATPase YchF — translation MIKIGLIGKTNTGKTTFFNSATLLSAEISNYPFTTKQPAIGNAHAITLCVHKEFNVQDQPKNSRCIDGWRFIPVELVDLPGLIKGAWEGKGLGNQFLTIAAQSDVLLHIVDASGSIDASGKIAEPGSGDPIADVADIEEELVMWYLKLLEGNRDKISHAISTGTETVPAITEVFRGIGVREEHVKLALAQNNLTDVPFEDFGPQESKDFCWSLRDISKPTLIVANKVDLPTATENFNRLREEYKDVIVVPASADAELTLRRAESKGIIRYLPGDERFEINDQTKLNDKQKWALNFIRKDILGEYMRTGVQFAINVAVFKLLKMNAVYPVADAQKFSDKHGNVLPDVYLMRSGSTVEDLAREIHSELAKGILYALDARDGLRLPTNYQLKDRDVLSIVSARTKKK, via the coding sequence ATGATAAAGATAGGGCTGATTGGTAAGACAAACACTGGCAAGACGACGTTCTTTAATTCGGCCACCTTGCTGTCTGCTGAGATTTCCAACTACCCGTTTACCACAAAGCAGCCAGCAATAGGCAACGCGCATGCAATCACACTCTGCGTCCACAAGGAATTCAATGTGCAGGATCAGCCCAAGAACTCGCGATGCATAGACGGCTGGCGCTTTATCCCTGTTGAGCTAGTGGACCTGCCTGGCCTTATCAAGGGCGCGTGGGAGGGCAAGGGGCTTGGCAACCAGTTCCTCACCATAGCCGCACAGTCCGACGTGCTGCTCCATATTGTCGACGCATCTGGGAGCATCGACGCATCAGGCAAGATCGCCGAGCCAGGATCGGGAGATCCTATAGCAGACGTCGCAGACATTGAAGAGGAGCTTGTCATGTGGTACCTGAAGCTCTTGGAGGGGAACCGCGACAAGATATCACACGCCATCAGCACCGGCACGGAAACAGTGCCTGCCATAACCGAAGTATTTCGCGGCATAGGAGTCAGAGAAGAACATGTCAAGCTGGCCCTTGCACAGAACAACCTGACGGATGTCCCATTTGAAGACTTTGGGCCACAGGAGAGCAAGGACTTTTGCTGGAGCCTGCGCGATATTTCAAAGCCAACGTTGATCGTGGCCAACAAGGTAGACCTGCCGACAGCTACAGAGAACTTTAACAGGCTTCGGGAGGAATACAAGGATGTCATTGTCGTGCCGGCAAGCGCAGACGCAGAACTTACGCTCAGGCGAGCAGAGAGCAAGGGGATAATCCGCTACCTGCCCGGGGACGAGCGCTTTGAAATAAACGACCAGACAAAGCTCAACGACAAGCAAAAGTGGGCGCTTAACTTCATCAGAAAGGATATCCTTGGGGAGTACATGCGCACTGGCGTCCAGTTTGCAATAAACGTAGCCGTGTTCAAGCTGCTAAAGATGAATGCCGTCTATCCAGTTGCAGACGCGCAAAAGTTTTCAGACAAGCACGGCAACGTGCTGCCAGATGTCTACCTAATGAGGTCCGGCTCGACCGTCGAGGACTTGGCGCGTGAGATACACAGCGAGCTGGCAAAGGGCATACTTTACGCGCTTGACGCTAGAGATGGCCTCAGGCTGCCTACCAACTACCAGCTTAAGGACCGCGATGTGTTGTCGATAGTATCTGCAAGGACAAAGAAAAAGTAA
- a CDS encoding winged helix-turn-helix domain-containing protein produces MKNRSRPDIMAIILEAANGGITKTKLLTRANLTSGQLRQYLDVLIEKKLITELADEDKRHVAYRTTEKGMRYLSIYSSLKSIAVFPQEEED; encoded by the coding sequence GTGAAGAACCGTAGCAGGCCAGACATCATGGCCATTATTCTGGAAGCTGCTAACGGCGGCATAACAAAGACAAAACTTCTCACTCGCGCCAACCTTACAAGCGGCCAGCTGAGGCAGTACCTCGATGTCCTGATAGAGAAGAAGCTGATAACAGAGCTAGCAGACGAGGACAAGAGGCACGTGGCCTACAGAACCACCGAAAAAGGCATGAGGTACCTGTCAATCTATTCTTCCTTGAAGAGTATCGCAGTCTTTCCGCAGGAAGAAGAAGACTAG
- a CDS encoding biotin--[acetyl-CoA-carboxylase] ligase — MPQPEAFVSLLRSEPGYISGQALAKKAGISRSAVWKQIRMLRRYGYTIESRHGLGYRLAGQTDLPVPWELARVLRTSFIGKHVVYKETTDSTQNIAISLADRSDSHGTVVIAEQQKSGRGRQKRKWLSPKGGIWLSVVLKPGIPTAKITLLPFVAALAVCDAIKNATGLDARLKWPNDVMISGKKVAGILLDISAEADQINYAVIGIGINANVDSAAISARLDGTKITSISDELGHSTSRLDLTRSLLENLEHYYLEMEQQGVGTILQKWKKRSDMLGRKVAVVQNNNKIIQGMATDINDDGSLLLKTDVGDVNVVSGDIHVRY; from the coding sequence ATGCCACAGCCTGAAGCATTCGTTTCGCTGCTCAGGTCCGAGCCCGGCTATATCTCCGGTCAGGCACTTGCAAAAAAGGCCGGCATCTCAAGGAGCGCTGTATGGAAGCAGATAAGGATGCTCCGCAGGTATGGCTATACAATCGAATCCAGGCACGGACTGGGCTATAGGCTTGCTGGCCAGACGGACCTTCCTGTTCCCTGGGAGCTGGCAAGGGTTCTTCGCACTTCATTTATTGGCAAGCACGTCGTCTACAAAGAGACAACTGACTCGACCCAAAATATTGCAATTTCACTTGCAGACAGGTCCGACTCGCACGGCACCGTAGTAATTGCAGAGCAGCAAAAAAGCGGGCGAGGCAGGCAAAAGAGAAAATGGCTGTCGCCAAAGGGAGGCATATGGCTATCTGTGGTATTGAAGCCGGGCATACCCACTGCCAAAATAACGCTCCTACCGTTTGTAGCGGCGCTTGCAGTGTGCGACGCAATAAAGAATGCAACAGGGCTTGATGCGCGGCTAAAATGGCCAAACGATGTCATGATCTCGGGCAAGAAGGTGGCCGGCATACTGCTTGACATCAGCGCAGAGGCGGATCAGATCAACTATGCAGTGATTGGCATAGGCATAAACGCAAACGTTGACTCTGCGGCAATCTCGGCGCGCCTTGACGGGACAAAGATCACTTCAATAAGTGATGAGCTTGGGCACAGCACAAGCAGGTTGGATCTTACAAGGTCGCTGCTTGAGAATCTTGAGCACTATTACTTGGAGATGGAGCAGCAAGGTGTGGGCACAATTCTGCAAAAATGGAAGAAGCGATCCGACATGCTGGGCCGCAAAGTCGCAGTGGTGCAGAACAACAATAAGATAATTCAAGGCATGGCTACAGACATTAACGATGACGGGTCGCTTTTGCTCAAGACAGATGTGGGCGACGTAAATGTTGTTTCTGGCGACATACATGTCAGATACTAG
- a CDS encoding glycerate kinase type-2 family protein, whose protein sequence is MITNKRELTTFHSDRSSHLVLGALEAAVDSVMPAALVKHAVKFEKELSVRDINGKIIRLRNFDRVYIVGAGKATAGMAGALVPMLQDRMAGGAITVPYGIKAKIKGISITYASHPVPDRSGMEGTKKILNVLKKVQKNDLIFVLISGGGSALMPLPAPGVSLANKQKITNLLMRSGASIHEINAVRKHLSAVKGGQLLRHIDGACTVVSLILSDVVGDDLEVIASGPTCADRSTFADALKILKKYRIKDPDAALAHIADGAKGNIEETPKPQDPVFSHVHNMLIGNNTIACTSAISYLKKRKVQAVHLGSEFDGEARDFGTFLARLASDLSNSKPFAIVTGGETIVRLNKSKSGTGGRNQEAAMAYMMELRRQHDVAAAFMGTDGIDGNSDAAGALVSPKTITNAKKMNLKKYLDNHDSYHAFKRLRSLIFTGYTGTNVNDIAIVCKAP, encoded by the coding sequence TTGATTACGAACAAACGCGAGCTGACCACCTTCCACAGCGACAGGTCATCCCACTTGGTCCTTGGAGCCCTAGAAGCCGCTGTTGACAGCGTCATGCCTGCGGCCCTTGTAAAGCATGCAGTAAAATTTGAAAAGGAACTATCTGTGCGCGACATTAACGGCAAGATCATCAGATTGCGGAACTTCGACCGCGTATATATCGTCGGCGCAGGCAAGGCCACAGCAGGCATGGCAGGCGCCCTTGTCCCAATGTTGCAGGACAGAATGGCTGGCGGCGCGATCACTGTTCCTTATGGCATCAAGGCAAAGATCAAAGGAATCTCAATCACATATGCATCGCACCCGGTGCCCGATAGATCCGGCATGGAAGGCACAAAAAAGATCCTAAATGTTCTGAAGAAAGTGCAGAAAAACGATCTGATCTTTGTCCTGATCTCGGGCGGCGGCTCGGCACTAATGCCGCTCCCTGCGCCCGGCGTTTCTCTGGCCAACAAGCAGAAGATCACAAACCTGCTCATGCGCTCAGGCGCATCCATTCACGAGATCAATGCTGTACGCAAGCACCTGTCTGCCGTCAAGGGAGGTCAGCTGCTGCGTCACATCGATGGTGCATGCACCGTTGTTTCATTGATTCTGTCTGATGTAGTAGGCGATGATCTTGAGGTGATCGCTTCAGGCCCAACCTGTGCTGATAGATCCACCTTTGCAGATGCTCTGAAAATACTAAAGAAATACCGCATCAAGGATCCAGATGCCGCGCTTGCACATATTGCTGATGGTGCCAAGGGAAATATTGAAGAAACGCCCAAGCCACAGGATCCAGTGTTTTCCCATGTCCACAACATGCTGATCGGCAACAATACTATCGCATGTACAAGCGCGATCAGTTATCTGAAGAAACGCAAAGTGCAGGCAGTACACCTTGGATCAGAATTTGACGGAGAAGCCAGAGATTTTGGCACATTTCTAGCACGGCTTGCATCAGACCTTAGTAATAGCAAGCCTTTCGCCATAGTGACTGGCGGCGAAACCATCGTCAGGTTGAACAAATCCAAGAGCGGCACTGGCGGCAGGAACCAAGAAGCAGCCATGGCGTATATGATGGAGCTGCGACGGCAGCATGATGTTGCGGCAGCGTTCATGGGGACGGATGGCATCGACGGCAACTCTGATGCGGCTGGCGCACTAGTGTCGCCAAAGACAATCACCAATGCCAAAAAGATGAATCTGAAAAAGTATCTCGACAACCATGATAGCTATCATGCCTTCAAGAGGTTGCGCTCTCTTATTTTCACTGGATATACCGGTACCAACGTAAACGATATTGCGATAGTATGCAAAGCGCCTTGA